The Neobacillus sp. PS3-34 genome has a window encoding:
- a CDS encoding 4Fe-4S binding protein: protein MKSRSWYTRQMKRKPIQAVRFAVQAVFILFLLYVGLRFYQFYMHFQTSGAEPFVNRPPAVEGFLPISALVALKVWLTSGEFDKIHPAGLVLFSFFVGSGILFRKSFCSWFCPVGTISEWTGMLGKKLFKKNFDMPRWIAWILTPLKYLLLFFFVKMIVFDMPIFAAKDFLNDPYNKISDVKMLLFFLNIGGFTLKFIIVMFVLSLFFKNFWCRFLCPYGAIIGLGTIFGITKIKRNEDTCIDCELCTRVCPQRIKVSKIDVVRTPDCTACMQCVEACPVKDTLNMTVVNKRVNKWFIPVAFISAFILIVAFAKLTGHWNTIISYEEFKQLIPGVNSIGH from the coding sequence ATGAAATCAAGGAGCTGGTATACCAGACAGATGAAACGAAAGCCGATTCAAGCAGTAAGGTTTGCCGTTCAGGCAGTGTTCATATTGTTTTTGTTATATGTGGGTTTGCGGTTTTATCAATTTTATATGCACTTTCAAACCTCCGGAGCTGAGCCGTTTGTGAACAGGCCTCCTGCTGTAGAGGGATTTTTGCCCATCAGTGCGCTTGTTGCCTTGAAGGTTTGGCTGACAAGCGGTGAGTTTGATAAAATCCATCCAGCCGGGCTGGTATTATTCTCTTTTTTCGTAGGTTCTGGGATTCTGTTCAGGAAGTCATTTTGCAGCTGGTTTTGCCCGGTGGGAACGATAAGTGAATGGACCGGAATGCTGGGGAAAAAGTTATTCAAAAAGAACTTTGATATGCCGAGATGGATAGCCTGGATTTTAACGCCATTAAAGTACTTGCTGCTCTTCTTTTTCGTGAAAATGATTGTATTCGATATGCCGATATTCGCGGCAAAGGATTTTTTAAACGATCCATACAATAAAATTTCCGATGTTAAAATGCTGCTCTTTTTCTTGAATATTGGCGGTTTTACATTGAAATTTATCATTGTCATGTTTGTCCTTTCGCTTTTCTTCAAGAACTTCTGGTGTCGTTTTCTCTGTCCGTATGGAGCCATTATCGGCCTGGGAACGATTTTTGGAATCACCAAGATAAAGAGAAATGAAGATACGTGCATCGATTGTGAATTGTGTACAAGAGTTTGTCCGCAAAGAATTAAAGTATCGAAGATTGATGTGGTTAGAACGCCTGACTGTACAGCATGTATGCAATGCGTCGAGGCCTGTCCTGTTAAGGATACGTTGAATATGACGGTTGTTAATAAAAGGGTGAATAAATGGTTTATACCTGTTGCATTTATAAGTGCCTTTATCCTCATCGTTGCCTTCGCCAAGCTGACAGGACACTGGAACACAATCATTTCATATGAAGAATTCAAACAATTAATACCTGGCGTTAATTCAATTGGTCACTAA
- a CDS encoding CPBP family intramembrane glutamic endopeptidase: protein MSSSNTEDLLKTFPLLIIVSSIIAPILEEIIFRRGMLGLLLKKFNIGVSIMISSLIFAGWHMTLIGFPNVFLVGVILSFSYYFTNRLTVPISIHILMNLLISIVDLIE, encoded by the coding sequence ATGTCTTCGTCAAATACTGAAGATCTGTTGAAAACATTTCCTCTACTGATCATTGTTTCATCTATTATTGCCCCTATACTTGAAGAGATTATTTTTAGAAGGGGTATGCTCGGTTTACTGTTAAAGAAGTTTAATATAGGTGTAAGTATTATGATAAGTTCATTAATTTTTGCAGGTTGGCATATGACATTAATAGGTTTTCCTAATGTCTTTTTGGTAGGGGTCATTTTATCTTTCTCTTATTACTTTACTAATCGCCTGACAGTTCCTATTTCGATTCATATCCTTATGAACCTGCTTATATCAATCGTAGATTTGATTGAATAA
- a CDS encoding S9 family peptidase: MERAYPSDIWEVDLRSIQAQRLTQHFRSPVVESGLIEPVPVMYKSFDNLSIPAFFYKPKNASGKLPVIVYLHGGPESQSRAVYNPFLQYLLSRGYAVCTPNVRGSTGYGKSFTHLDDVRKRMDSVKDLVSLTEWLKSEGGADPGKIAIVGGSYGGFLVLAAVSHYPDLWAAGIDIVGISSIRNYLESTAPWRRKLREAEYGTIEKDGVFFDKIDPLNFAERIICPLMVVHGANDPRVPIEESERIVKRLKDRNHPVTYLRFEDEGHTFAKRENKKGVRRYG, from the coding sequence ATTGAACGGGCCTATCCATCGGATATTTGGGAGGTTGACCTTAGGAGCATTCAGGCACAGCGGCTAACTCAGCATTTCAGGTCGCCTGTCGTGGAGAGTGGATTGATTGAACCCGTTCCGGTCATGTACAAATCCTTTGACAACCTATCGATTCCGGCATTTTTTTACAAGCCTAAAAACGCTTCAGGGAAGCTGCCGGTTATTGTTTATCTTCATGGCGGCCCGGAAAGCCAGAGCCGTGCTGTTTATAATCCTTTTCTTCAATACCTGCTAAGCCGAGGCTATGCGGTATGTACACCGAATGTACGGGGCAGCACGGGTTATGGAAAGTCGTTTACCCATTTGGACGATGTCCGGAAAAGAATGGACAGTGTAAAGGATCTTGTTTCACTAACAGAATGGCTGAAGTCAGAGGGAGGAGCAGATCCTGGAAAAATAGCAATAGTGGGTGGAAGCTACGGGGGCTTTTTGGTTCTTGCAGCCGTATCACATTATCCGGATTTATGGGCAGCAGGGATTGATATCGTTGGGATTTCCAGTATTAGAAATTATCTTGAATCGACGGCTCCATGGCGCCGCAAACTTAGAGAGGCTGAATATGGAACGATTGAAAAAGATGGGGTCTTTTTTGATAAAATTGATCCTTTGAATTTTGCCGAAAGAATTATTTGTCCGCTGATGGTTGTCCACGGTGCTAATGACCCTCGTGTTCCAATTGAAGAATCGGAACGAATTGTAAAAAGACTAAAGGATCGGAATCATCCAGTAACATATTTGCGATTTGAAGATGAAGGACATACCTTTGCAAAAAGAGAGAATAAAAAAGGCGTACGCAGATATGGCTAA
- a CDS encoding glutamine--tRNA ligase/YqeY domain fusion protein has protein sequence MDNHSSNFIRDIIIKDLESGKHKEVVTRFPPEPNGYLHIGHAKSIFLNFGLGDEFNGRTNLRFDDTNPLKEDVEYVNSIKEDVKWLGYEWDGLFFASDYFEEMYNRAVLLIKKGLAYVDDLSADEIRALRGTLTEPGQESPYRNRSAEENLDLFVRMRNGEFGNGEKVLRAKIDMKSPNINLRDPVIYRISHTTHHNTGDKWCIYPMYAFAHPIEDAIEGVTHSICTVEFEDQRPLYNWVVEQCEMESTPQQIEFGRLNITNTVMSKRKLKQLVDEGYVDGWDDPRMPTISGMRRKGFTPESIRNFVGETGVSKGSGAVDEQMLEHFVREDLKLKAPRTMGILKPLKVVITNYPEGQVEWLDAEINPEVPEMGMREIPFSREIYIEQDDFMENPPSKYFRLFPGNEVRLKHAYFIKCEEAIKDAEGNVIELRCTYDPETKSGTGFTGRKVKGTIHWVEASQAVPAEFRLYEPLIMDASLEESTDEEKTFLDHVNPKSLEVLNGFVEPNMKEVQPQDKFQFFRHGYFNADPKHTSKDKIVFNRIVSLKSSFKV, from the coding sequence GTGGACAATCACTCGTCTAATTTTATTAGGGATATCATAATTAAAGACCTAGAATCCGGCAAGCATAAAGAAGTAGTTACTCGCTTTCCGCCGGAGCCGAACGGATATTTACATATTGGCCATGCTAAATCCATCTTTTTGAACTTTGGATTGGGCGATGAATTTAACGGCAGAACAAATTTGAGATTTGATGACACCAATCCTTTGAAGGAAGATGTGGAATACGTCAATTCAATCAAAGAAGACGTCAAGTGGCTCGGCTATGAATGGGACGGTTTATTTTTCGCATCGGATTATTTCGAGGAAATGTACAACCGAGCAGTCCTTTTGATAAAAAAAGGTCTTGCTTATGTTGATGATTTATCCGCAGACGAAATCCGCGCTCTCCGCGGAACGCTGACAGAACCGGGACAGGAAAGCCCTTATCGTAATCGTTCAGCAGAGGAGAACCTGGACTTATTTGTTCGGATGCGCAATGGCGAATTTGGCAATGGCGAAAAAGTGCTACGTGCAAAAATCGATATGAAGTCTCCAAATATCAATCTTCGCGACCCGGTAATTTACCGTATTTCTCATACCACTCACCATAATACTGGCGACAAATGGTGCATTTATCCGATGTATGCTTTCGCCCATCCGATTGAGGATGCAATTGAAGGTGTGACCCATTCCATTTGTACAGTGGAATTCGAAGATCAGCGCCCATTGTATAACTGGGTGGTCGAACAGTGTGAAATGGAAAGCACACCACAACAGATTGAATTTGGACGCTTAAATATTACAAATACCGTAATGAGCAAGCGGAAGCTGAAACAACTGGTTGACGAAGGATATGTTGATGGCTGGGACGACCCGCGCATGCCGACGATTTCCGGTATGAGACGTAAAGGGTTCACTCCTGAATCCATTCGCAATTTCGTTGGCGAAACAGGTGTATCAAAAGGATCCGGTGCAGTCGATGAGCAAATGCTTGAGCATTTTGTACGTGAGGATTTAAAACTGAAAGCTCCAAGGACGATGGGTATTTTGAAGCCGCTTAAAGTGGTTATTACCAACTATCCGGAAGGCCAGGTTGAATGGCTCGATGCTGAAATCAATCCAGAGGTTCCGGAAATGGGCATGAGGGAAATTCCATTTTCACGGGAAATCTATATTGAACAGGACGATTTCATGGAAAACCCTCCAAGCAAATATTTCCGCTTGTTCCCCGGCAATGAAGTCCGTTTGAAGCATGCATATTTTATCAAATGCGAAGAAGCTATCAAGGATGCAGAGGGTAATGTTATAGAGCTTCGCTGCACTTATGATCCGGAAACAAAGAGCGGCACCGGTTTTACAGGCCGCAAGGTTAAAGGAACCATTCATTGGGTCGAGGCAAGCCAGGCTGTTCCGGCTGAATTCCGTTTGTACGAACCGCTGATTATGGATGCAAGCCTCGAGGAATCTACTGATGAGGAAAAAACTTTCCTCGATCATGTAAATCCGAAGTCACTTGAAGTGCTAAACGGCTTCGTGGAGCCAAACATGAAGGAAGTACAGCCACAGGATAAATTCCAATTTTTCCGCCACGGCTACTTTAATGCTGATCCGAAGCATACTTCCAAAGACAAAATCGTCTTTAACAGGATTGTTTCATTAAAAAGTTCGTTTAAGGTGTAA
- a CDS encoding PAS domain-containing sensor histidine kinase gives MMEQKPDKRLGTEQNRKDLSGLDKVPTADTESADETMLENTHYQRVTEELKKSMQELMDLKFALDESSIVAITDSRGIITYVNDQFCEISKFTSEDLLGHDHRIVNSGYHSKEYFREMWRTIGSGKVWKGELRNRAKDGTIYWVDTTIVPFLNEKGKPYQYLSIRYEITERKRVEEELQKMMAKIIDVQEEERKRLSRNLHDGIGQNLYSHLITINRLLAEMDHPLLQQMQDEATELIEEIRDISWELRPSVLDDLGLVPAIRSFLTRFSDHYKIDVVFECVLNRRLNVNIETTIYRIIQESLTNIRKYADVFEATVTIRELDSAVRVMIEDKGIGFDFRQDSRGVGLFSMDERARSVGGELSIYSSAGKGTRIILEVPI, from the coding sequence ATGATGGAGCAGAAACCGGATAAAAGGTTAGGAACTGAACAAAATCGTAAGGATTTATCAGGTTTAGACAAGGTTCCCACAGCCGACACGGAAAGCGCTGATGAAACCATGCTTGAAAACACCCATTATCAGCGCGTGACCGAGGAATTGAAGAAGTCCATGCAGGAATTAATGGACCTGAAATTTGCCCTTGATGAATCATCCATCGTTGCAATTACGGATTCAAGAGGGATTATTACATATGTGAATGATCAGTTTTGCGAGATTTCTAAGTTCACTTCAGAAGACTTACTCGGACATGACCATCGAATTGTCAATTCCGGCTACCACTCAAAGGAATATTTCAGGGAAATGTGGAGAACGATTGGTTCCGGAAAAGTATGGAAGGGTGAACTTCGCAATCGTGCAAAAGATGGGACTATCTATTGGGTCGATACGACGATTGTCCCGTTTTTAAATGAGAAAGGAAAACCTTATCAGTATCTGTCCATTCGTTATGAAATTACGGAAAGAAAACGGGTGGAAGAGGAATTACAAAAAATGATGGCTAAAATCATTGATGTCCAGGAAGAAGAACGGAAACGGCTTTCGCGGAATCTTCACGATGGAATCGGGCAGAACCTATACAGCCATCTTATTACGATTAATCGTTTGCTTGCAGAAATGGATCACCCCCTCCTGCAGCAAATGCAGGATGAAGCGACAGAACTGATTGAGGAAATACGTGATATCTCCTGGGAGCTTCGCCCATCAGTACTGGATGATCTTGGTCTGGTACCGGCAATCCGGTCTTTTTTAACAAGATTTTCCGACCATTATAAAATTGATGTGGTATTTGAATGTGTATTGAATCGCCGTCTCAATGTTAATATCGAAACAACGATTTATCGAATCATTCAGGAATCGCTGACAAATATCCGAAAATATGCCGATGTTTTTGAAGCGACAGTTACGATCAGGGAATTGGATAGTGCGGTTAGGGTAATGATCGAAGATAAAGGGATTGGCTTTGATTTTAGGCAGGATTCCCGAGGTGTCGGCTTATTCAGCATGGATGAGAGGGCGCGTTCCGTTGGCGGAGAGCTTTCAATATATTCATCTGCGGGCAAGGGGACAAGAATCATTTTGGAAGTGCCGATTTAA
- a CDS encoding GAF domain-containing protein, producing MNIRWHYALGNLNEKYRLISVRFGKGIAGKVISSGSPIMIEDFPNNINGKPLEQPIMLAENLVSSYAIPLFFNAVPKGVLLVGNRQKHTYTDEDQNKVKESASSLEKILTVQIRSGGK from the coding sequence CTGAATATAAGATGGCACTATGCATTAGGAAATTTAAATGAAAAATATCGTCTAATCTCGGTCCGATTTGGAAAGGGTATTGCAGGGAAAGTCATCTCGAGCGGGAGCCCAATTATGATTGAGGACTTTCCAAATAATATTAACGGTAAGCCGCTGGAACAGCCGATTATGCTTGCAGAAAATCTGGTTTCCTCTTATGCGATACCTTTATTTTTCAATGCGGTTCCCAAAGGGGTTCTGCTGGTCGGCAATAGACAGAAACATACATATACAGATGAAGATCAGAATAAGGTAAAGGAATCTGCCAGCTCCCTGGAAAAAATATTGACAGTTCAAATCAGGTCAGGAGGCAAATGA
- a CDS encoding sensor histidine kinase, which produces MELLSANQYISSYIIQSQEEEIKRIALELHEGVGQNLYSLYTGLQLIETGTEQPQLKSYIQEMGRLMERTIQEIRLLSVELHPPSLSALGLLPAVKSYAKLYTSTFGIVVESESTGEEQSIPEQRNIAVFRVCQEALANAAKYADTSRVKINFFWEEKGLKIVIKDFGRGFNYEECNHGRLSGLAAMKERMLLAGGGCVISSKIGEGTTIEISLPLNGDSGDQRRVCIDKNSAC; this is translated from the coding sequence ATGGAGCTTCTATCGGCCAATCAATATATAAGCTCATATATTATTCAATCGCAGGAAGAAGAGATCAAGCGAATCGCCCTGGAACTTCATGAAGGTGTAGGCCAAAACCTGTATAGCCTCTATACAGGTTTGCAGCTTATTGAAACGGGTACAGAGCAGCCACAGCTGAAAAGCTATATACAGGAAATGGGCCGGCTGATGGAACGGACCATCCAGGAAATCAGGCTGCTGTCTGTTGAACTGCATCCTCCTTCCCTTTCGGCCCTTGGTTTGCTTCCTGCAGTTAAAAGTTATGCTAAGCTGTATACATCGACGTTCGGCATCGTTGTCGAGAGCGAATCCACGGGTGAAGAACAGTCTATACCAGAGCAAAGAAATATCGCTGTTTTCAGGGTTTGCCAAGAAGCCCTAGCTAATGCAGCTAAATACGCAGATACTTCCAGAGTAAAAATAAATTTTTTCTGGGAGGAAAAAGGACTTAAAATCGTCATCAAGGATTTCGGAAGAGGCTTTAATTATGAAGAGTGCAACCATGGGAGGTTGTCCGGACTTGCGGCAATGAAAGAAAGAATGCTTCTGGCTGGCGGTGGGTGTGTAATTTCCTCTAAAATAGGAGAAGGAACTACAATTGAAATTTCTCTTCCCTTAAACGGAGATTCAGGAGATCAAAGGAGAGTTTGTATTGATAAAAATTCTGCTTGTTGA
- a CDS encoding molybdopterin oxidoreductase family protein, whose amino-acid sequence MQRDKFFKEIENLNHPNEKLIKTHCSYCGMQCGMNLRVNTLTNKIIGVEPRYDWPVTVGKMCPKGVTAYQQTNHKDRILKPLIRDNASLKGTKEGFREASWEEAYDLIAKKFTELQSKYGKDTLSVFSGVSMTNEKCYLTGKFARVALRTRYIDYNGRFCMSSAAGGFLRSFGVDRGSTLPWTDLHETDCLFIAGSNTAECHPTSMFRVWAVQERGGYLIVADPRETPIARRADVHLDLRPGTDLALANGILNLLIQNGYADEEFVNKHTNGFEETKELVKEFTPEYTSEITGVAVDKIIRAAEIYGKAPNAIVMFARGIEQQHKGVDNVSGYTNMALVTGKIGRPKSGVATFTGQGNGQGGREHGQKSDLLPGYRKLTNPKHVEEVCQVWGITPEEMPEPGVSAYEMFELMEQKTIRGLYLLCSNPAVSAPNLNYVRKQMKGLDFMVCADFYLSESAEFADVILPTTTWSEDEGTVTNLEGRIIKINKAQEPVGESKPDWQIQVEIAERIGRGKYFSHLKTARDVADEFRLATKGGYADYYGATWDKIDKQDGVFWPCKDEEDTGTPHMFLDKKFYHPDGRAKICALPYRPPAEEPDQKYPLRLTTGRVVFHYLSGNQTRRIQFLHDMCPEPYVEVHPETAAKYHIEHEENVRLYTRRGEAVYKVKITEAIRKDTVFVPYHFGHDQSINLLTIAALDPMSRMPEFKACAAQIEKLELKKVQ is encoded by the coding sequence ATGCAAAGGGATAAATTTTTTAAAGAAATAGAAAACCTCAACCATCCAAACGAAAAGCTCATAAAAACACATTGCAGCTATTGCGGTATGCAGTGTGGAATGAATCTGCGTGTTAATACACTTACAAATAAAATAATAGGGGTTGAGCCCCGCTATGACTGGCCGGTAACGGTAGGGAAAATGTGCCCAAAAGGTGTTACAGCATACCAGCAGACCAATCACAAGGACCGTATTTTAAAGCCGCTTATTCGTGATAATGCCTCGTTAAAAGGAACGAAGGAAGGCTTCCGTGAAGCGAGCTGGGAAGAAGCATATGACCTGATTGCGAAGAAGTTTACAGAGCTTCAAAGCAAATATGGCAAAGATACATTATCAGTGTTCAGCGGGGTTTCCATGACAAATGAAAAATGTTATTTGACAGGAAAATTCGCCCGGGTTGCGTTAAGAACGCGTTATATTGATTATAATGGACGTTTTTGCATGTCTAGTGCAGCTGGCGGCTTCCTCCGTTCGTTTGGAGTTGACCGTGGATCTACATTGCCATGGACAGATCTTCACGAAACAGATTGCCTTTTTATTGCAGGAAGCAACACAGCCGAGTGCCATCCTACTTCCATGTTCCGTGTCTGGGCGGTACAGGAACGAGGCGGCTATCTGATTGTCGCAGATCCACGCGAGACACCAATTGCAAGAAGAGCGGATGTGCACTTGGACTTAAGGCCAGGAACCGACCTTGCTTTGGCGAATGGGATTTTAAATCTTTTGATTCAAAATGGTTATGCGGACGAAGAATTTGTCAATAAACATACTAATGGATTCGAAGAAACAAAAGAGCTTGTAAAAGAATTCACTCCAGAGTATACAAGCGAGATTACAGGGGTAGCTGTAGATAAAATTATCCGCGCCGCTGAAATATACGGAAAGGCGCCAAACGCCATTGTTATGTTTGCACGTGGAATTGAGCAGCAGCATAAAGGCGTTGACAATGTATCTGGGTATACGAATATGGCACTTGTCACGGGGAAAATTGGCCGTCCTAAATCTGGTGTTGCCACCTTTACAGGCCAGGGTAATGGCCAGGGCGGACGTGAGCACGGCCAAAAATCAGATTTGCTCCCTGGTTACCGGAAACTCACAAATCCAAAACATGTAGAAGAAGTTTGCCAAGTATGGGGAATTACTCCTGAAGAAATGCCTGAACCTGGCGTATCCGCTTATGAAATGTTTGAATTGATGGAACAAAAGACCATCCGCGGTTTATATCTTCTTTGTTCGAACCCAGCAGTCTCTGCACCTAATTTGAATTATGTCAGGAAGCAGATGAAGGGGCTTGATTTTATGGTCTGCGCAGACTTCTATCTCTCTGAATCTGCCGAGTTTGCAGATGTAATCCTGCCAACAACTACATGGTCTGAAGATGAAGGTACTGTTACAAATCTTGAAGGCCGCATTATTAAAATTAATAAAGCACAGGAACCAGTAGGGGAATCCAAGCCGGACTGGCAGATCCAGGTGGAGATTGCGGAACGGATTGGAAGGGGCAAGTATTTCTCCCACCTTAAAACAGCCAGGGATGTAGCGGATGAATTCCGTCTTGCCACAAAAGGCGGCTATGCTGATTACTATGGTGCTACATGGGATAAAATCGATAAACAGGACGGAGTGTTCTGGCCTTGTAAGGATGAAGAGGATACTGGAACCCCACATATGTTCCTTGATAAAAAGTTCTATCATCCAGATGGAAGGGCAAAGATTTGCGCGCTTCCATACCGCCCACCAGCTGAAGAACCGGATCAAAAATATCCGCTTCGCTTAACAACTGGCCGTGTCGTTTTCCATTATCTATCCGGCAACCAGACCAGAAGGATTCAATTCCTGCACGATATGTGCCCTGAACCTTATGTTGAAGTACATCCGGAAACAGCCGCTAAGTATCATATTGAACATGAAGAAAATGTCCGATTATACACACGCCGCGGCGAAGCCGTTTATAAAGTGAAAATTACTGAAGCCATCAGAAAGGATACCGTTTTTGTTCCTTACCATTTTGGCCACGATCAGTCTATCAACCTATTAACTATTGCAGCACTTGACCCGATGTCAAGAATGCCGGAATTCAAAGCATGCGCAGCGCAGATTGAAAAACTAGAACTAAAGAAGGTGCAATAA
- a CDS encoding HD-GYP domain-containing protein, with protein MKKFLNDAPILYEEKRTLKWFLALFYLISISFDLFYKYFFPKFIKHSAANSPGVVFYFSYVVLFGLLLVVYFFNRQEKQYLIKYVYFITFTLLSLYSDFYTYIGNPGDYKSGNAVEIFWLLLSPIFVSSRFFWVVSLGLILRYILVGFILPSPIVIFPILMIAVLSIFSYILLNRFQSYVNAVKVSYDKQLEGIVKGVIAALELKDPYTRGHSERVASYALSLAKKIERFTEEELKSFNYACLLHDIGKVNIPDQILMKPGSLTLEEYEIIKSHTVVGAEAVSKVNGMKNSLDVIRSHHERWDGKGYPDQLIGREIPFLARVTAIADAFDAMTSSRSYRTALSVEEAYKRVIEGSGSQFDPYLVEEFKKVFPVWLEIHEDWLSKTNKQHVNFRNINSI; from the coding sequence ATGAAGAAATTCTTAAATGATGCCCCGATATTATATGAAGAAAAACGTACTTTAAAATGGTTCTTGGCTTTGTTTTACTTGATATCAATATCTTTTGACCTTTTTTACAAGTATTTTTTTCCTAAATTTATTAAACACTCTGCGGCAAATTCTCCAGGCGTCGTTTTCTATTTTAGTTATGTAGTTTTATTCGGACTACTTTTAGTGGTTTATTTTTTTAATAGACAAGAAAAGCAATATCTTATCAAATATGTTTATTTTATAACTTTTACTTTATTAAGTTTATATAGTGATTTTTATACTTATATAGGGAATCCGGGTGATTACAAGAGTGGAAATGCTGTTGAAATTTTTTGGTTGTTGTTATCTCCAATCTTTGTCAGTAGCCGATTTTTCTGGGTAGTCTCACTAGGTTTAATTCTTAGATATATTTTAGTAGGATTTATCCTTCCATCTCCAATAGTCATTTTCCCAATATTAATGATTGCAGTTTTATCTATCTTTTCATATATTCTCTTAAATCGGTTCCAGTCTTATGTAAACGCTGTTAAAGTTTCATATGATAAGCAGTTGGAAGGGATTGTAAAAGGGGTAATTGCTGCACTTGAATTGAAAGACCCTTATACAAGAGGACATAGTGAAAGAGTGGCTAGTTATGCCTTATCACTTGCTAAAAAAATTGAGAGATTTACTGAGGAAGAATTAAAGTCTTTTAATTATGCTTGTCTTTTGCATGATATAGGGAAAGTTAATATACCTGATCAAATATTAATGAAACCTGGTAGTCTTACTTTGGAAGAGTATGAAATTATTAAATCTCATACAGTTGTTGGTGCTGAAGCCGTTTCAAAGGTAAACGGAATGAAAAATAGTTTAGATGTAATTCGTTCTCATCATGAACGGTGGGATGGTAAAGGATATCCGGATCAATTAATAGGGAGGGAGATCCCTTTCCTAGCTAGAGTAACTGCAATAGCAGATGCATTTGATGCAATGACTTCCTCAAGATCATATCGCACAGCATTATCAGTTGAAGAAGCTTACAAGCGTGTAATAGAAGGATCGGGTTCACAATTTGACCCTTACTTAGTTGAAGAATTTAAAAAGGTGTTTCCAGTTTGGCTTGAAATCCATGAGGATTGGCTCTCAAAAACTAATAAACAACATGTGAACTTTAGAAATATAAATAGTATTTAA
- a CDS encoding ATP-binding protein, with protein MKEIVSIPRLEFEEKKAIKLFITLFYSFLFIFEIFFNFLSPDRPKDQLAFLHKGLGIWVYIIILSLLPISTYLIKKQKVFVIKYMFLYTYLITNFIQNMLVYYGTDKPFEEGNIAEILFVLFSPIFINKRFFWIASIGSIGKYLLIGLILHDSHVFIPSLIFCVFSAISFIILNRFFSYINSLTLIHEDLRQKEKLAVVGQMATAIGHEIRNPLASLKGFTQLQQESNPEGNAFYSIMIQEIDRINSIVTDLMYLGKPRAKKLKQENIEEIISYILSISQPLAQRQGINLVTVFEDSLPHIECDADQLKQVFINLIKNAIEAMPDGGNIQINIKVIEDNRLLISVKDEGYGIPEEHLENIGTPFYTTKMEGTGLGLMVSNQIIKDHKGELIFDSFLGLGTRVDIKVPISQH; from the coding sequence ATGAAGGAGATTGTCAGTATACCCAGACTAGAGTTTGAAGAAAAAAAGGCTATAAAACTTTTTATTACATTGTTTTATTCTTTTCTTTTTATTTTTGAGATTTTTTTTAATTTTTTAAGTCCTGACCGTCCTAAAGACCAACTAGCCTTCCTTCATAAGGGGTTAGGGATTTGGGTTTACATTATAATTCTTAGCTTACTCCCCATCTCTACTTATCTAATAAAAAAACAAAAAGTCTTCGTTATAAAATACATGTTTCTTTATACTTATCTAATAACCAATTTTATACAGAATATGTTGGTTTACTATGGAACGGATAAACCCTTTGAAGAAGGAAATATTGCAGAAATATTATTTGTATTATTTTCTCCTATTTTCATAAATAAAAGGTTTTTTTGGATAGCATCAATTGGATCAATTGGAAAATATTTATTAATTGGTTTGATTTTGCATGATTCACATGTTTTTATTCCAAGTTTAATATTTTGTGTTTTTTCTGCTATTTCGTTTATCATCTTAAATCGATTTTTTTCTTATATAAATTCTTTGACATTAATCCATGAAGATTTGCGCCAAAAAGAAAAGCTGGCTGTAGTTGGTCAAATGGCTACTGCAATTGGTCATGAAATCCGTAACCCACTTGCTTCATTAAAGGGGTTCACTCAGCTGCAACAGGAAAGTAATCCAGAAGGAAATGCGTTTTACTCAATTATGATCCAGGAGATTGATCGAATTAATTCTATCGTAACTGATTTAATGTACCTTGGTAAACCTCGAGCAAAGAAATTAAAACAAGAGAACATAGAGGAAATTATTTCGTATATCCTTTCAATATCTCAACCCCTAGCCCAAAGGCAAGGAATCAATCTTGTGACTGTCTTTGAGGATTCATTACCTCATATAGAATGTGATGCTGATCAATTAAAACAAGTTTTTATTAATTTGATTAAAAATGCTATCGAAGCAATGCCGGATGGAGGAAACATACAAATAAATATCAAAGTTATCGAAGACAATAGATTGTTAATCTCTGTTAAGGATGAAGGTTATGGGATTCCAGAGGAACACCTTGAAAATATTGGTACACCTTTTTATACCACGAAAATGGAAGGAACTGGTCTTGGGTTAATGGTTTCAAATCAAATCATAAAAGACCATAAGGGAGAATTAATTTTCGATAGTTTTCTAGGATTGGGTACAAGAGTAGACATTAAAGTGCCGATATCACAACATTAA